The following coding sequences are from one Lolium rigidum isolate FL_2022 chromosome 6, APGP_CSIRO_Lrig_0.1, whole genome shotgun sequence window:
- the LOC124661124 gene encoding B3 domain-containing protein Os01g0723500-like, translated as MPAAEVQSPWASAGRRPHFFKVLIGDYEKRMKIPPNFCKHIPWEASRKAKGLKEASMAATVEGPGGRTWRVVIRRTAEGTFFTSGWPQFVQDQALRALEFLVFRHDGGTRFAAMVFDKSACEREDLLLAGEGRPSKKRGRPKKASRARDDSGGRELVPYSAPSGQHPRVQCSNWTPELDQSTDALAVSRQNYQSCNRLAGSAGQCNTVKTERFPTGFSRQHLPRERTEVTLRDPDGKAWSALYIPNTRDRLSRGWCAFARGNCLEEGDCCVFELAGAAEFRVHIFRVVEPAVPAVRLRIA; from the exons ATGCCGGCCGCGGAGGTGCAATCGCCGTGGGCGTCGGCGGGCAGGCGGCCGCACTTCTTCAAGGTGCTTATCGGCGACTACGAGAAGCGCATG AAAATCCCACCAAACTTCTGCAAGCACATCCCCTGGGAGGCGTCGAGAAAGGCCAAGGGCCTGAaggaggcgtccatggcggccaCCGTGGAGGGCCCCGGCGGCCGGACGTGGCGGGTCGTCATCCGCCGGACAGCCGAGGGCACCTTCTTCACCTCGGGGTGGCCCCAGTTCGTGCAGGACCAGGCGCTGCGGGCGCTGGAATTCCTCGTCTTCCGGCACGACGGCGGCACGCGCTTCGCCGCGATGGTGTTCGACAAGTCGGCGTGCGAGCGGGAGGACCTGCTGCTCGCCGGCGAGGGCCGGCCGAGCAAGAAACGGGGCCGGCCGAAGAAGGCCTCGCGGGCCAGGGATGATTCGGGTGGCAGGGAGCTGGTCCCGTACAGTGCGCCTAGCGGCCAGCACCCGCGAGTCCAGTGCTCCAATTGGACGCCGGAACTCGACCAATCAACTG acg CGCTTGCAGTTTCTCGACAGAATTATCAGAGCTGCAATCGTCTTGCAGGATCAGCAGGGCAGTGCAACACGGTGAAGACCGAA AGGTTCCCGACGGGGTTCTCgcggcagcacctgccgcgggagaGGACGGAGGTGACGCTCCGGGACCCCGACGGCAAGGCGTGGTCGGCGCTCTACATCCCCAACACGAGGGACCGGCTGTCGCGCGGCTGGTGCGCGTTCGCGCGCGGCAACTGCCTCGAGGAAGGGGACTGCTGCGTCTtcgagctcgccggcgccgccgagtTCCGCGTCCACATATTCCGGGTGGTCGAGCCGGCCGTGCCGGCGGTCAGGCTCCGAATAGCTTGA
- the LOC124660654 gene encoding proteasome subunit alpha type-2, protein MGDSQYSFSLTTFSPSGKLVQIEHALTAVGSGQTSLGIKAANGVVIATEKKLPSILVDETSVQKIQSLTPNIGVVYSGMGPDFRVLVRKSRKQAQQYYRLYKETIPVTQLVRETAAVMQEFTQSGGVRPFGVSLLIAGYDDNGPQLYQVDPSGSYFSWKASAMGKNVSNAKTFLEKRYTEDMELDDAIHTAILTLKEGYEGQISANNIEIGVIRADREFKVLTPAEIKDFLEEVE, encoded by the exons ATGGGCGACAGCCAGTACTCCTTCTCCCTCACCACCTTCAG CCCGTCAGGAAAGCTGGTGCAGATCGAGCATGCGCTTACAGCTGTCGGATCCGGCCAGACCTCGCTTGGCATCAAAG CTGCCAATGGTGTAGTTATCGCCACAGAGAAGAAATTGCCTTCTATTTTAGTGGACGAAACATCT GTGCAAAAGATTCAGTCATTGACTCCAAATATTGGAGTTGTCTATAG TGGGATGGGTCCGGATTTTCGTGTTCTTGTCAGAAAAAGTCGGAAACAGGCACAGCAATATTATCGGTTGTACAAG GAAACCATCCCTGTTACCCAGCTTGTCCGAGAGACTGCTGCTGTTATGCAGGAATTCACACAATCTGG CGGTGTAAGACCATTTGGTGTCTCGCTGTTGATTGCTGGGTATGATGACAATGGCCCGCAGCTGTATCAG GTTGACCCATCAGGATCTTACTTCTCCTGGAAAGCATCAGCTATGGGGAAAAATGTGTCAAATGCAAAGACGTTTCTTGAGAAAAG ATACACAGAAGATATGGAGCTTGATGATGCCATCCATACTGCAATTCTGACTCTAAAAGAAGG ATATGAAGGTCAAATCTCTGCCAACAACATTGAAATTGGAGTTATTCGAGCTGACCGTGAATTCAA AGTCCTAACTCCAGCAGAGATCAAGGATTTCTTGGAAGAGGTGGAGTAA
- the LOC124661125 gene encoding ribose-phosphate pyrophosphokinase 3, chloroplastic-like, whose amino-acid sequence MATAASASPAALRAKTPAPAPHPGPKSTLAFPWASPGASAAAASGRLHASLHLGGARGVGTANGAGLHVLHPDVTPLAVPKMAAGAGDQKSILLYHCEEMTDLARQVAARNDDIQLCSISWRKFPDGFPDLFIPNAQNIRGRHVAFLASFSSPGVIFEQLSIIYNLPKLFIASFTLILPFFPTGTSERMEDEGDVATAFTLARSLSHIPISRGGPTSLVIFDIHALQERFYFGDAILPCFESGIPLLKTRLQELPDSDNIAIAFPDDGAWKRFYKQLQHFPMIICNKVREGDQRIVRIKEGDARGRHVVIVDDLVQSGGTLIECQKVLAAHGAAKVSAYVTHGIFPNKSFEKFKPDNGEGPEHALSHFWITDSCPLTVEAVKDRRPFEVLSLADSIASALQI is encoded by the exons ATGGCAacggccgcctccgcctcccccgccgccctccgcGCCAAAACCCCGGCCCCGGCCCCGCACCCCGGCCCGAAATCCACCCTCGCATTCCCGTGGGCCTCCCCTGgagcttccgccgccgccgcctccggcagGCTCCACGCCAGCCTCCACCTCGGCGGGGCCCGCGGCGTCGGCACCGCCAACGGCGCCGGCCTCCACGTGCTGCACCCCGACGTCACGCCGCTGGCCGTGCccaagatggccgccggcgccgggGACCAGAAGAGCATCCTGCTCTACCACTGCGAGGAGATGACGGATCTCGCCCGCCAGGTGGCCGCCCGGAACGACGACATCCAGCTCTGCTCCATCTCCTGGAG GAAGTTTCCCGACGGATTCCCAGACTTGTTCATACCAAATGCCCAGAACATCCGTGGCCGCCATGTTGCCTTCTTAGCGTCGTTTAGCTCCCCTGGCGTCATATTTGAGCAGCTATCGATCATATACAACCTGCCGAAGCTGTTTATCGCTTCGTTTACGCTGATCCTCCCGTTTTTCCCGACTGGGACCTCCGAGCGTATGGAAGATGAAGGAGATGTCGCGACCGCCTTTACGCTCGCTAGAAGCTTGTCGCACATACCAATATCAAGAGGTGGTCCCACCAGTCTGGTGATTTTCGATATTCATGCTTTGCAG GAGCGATTCTACTTTGGAGACGCAATCTTGCCATGTTTTGAGAGTGGCATCCCGTTGCTGAAAACTAGGCTTCAGGAGCTACCTGATTCTGATAAC ATAGCCATagcttttccagatgacggagcatGGAAGCGTTTCTATAAGCAACTTCAACATTTTCCTATG ATTATATGCAACAAAGTTAGAGAAGGTGATCAAAGAATAGTACGTATAAAAGAAGGAGATGCTAGAGGCCGTCACGTTGTTATAGTGGATGACTTGGTGCAGTCTGGTGGTACTTTGATTGAATGCCAG AAAGTGTTGGCTGCTCATGGAGCAGCAAAGGTTAGTGCGTATGTGACGCATGGCATTTTCCCCAACAAGTCATTTGAGAAATTTAAGCCTGATAATGGAG AAGGTCCAGAGCATGCCTTGAGCCACTTTTGGATTACCGACTCATGCCCTCTCACTGTCGAGGCGGTCAAGGACAGGCGGCCATTTGAAGTTCTCAGCCTGGCAGATTCAATTGCTTCTGCTCTTCAGATTTAG
- the LOC124660653 gene encoding uncharacterized protein LOC124660653, whose translation MEPAEGSHGTPAAVEKGEEGATCTETAKLEGTGEESATCTDATELKEPAQEMMEEKMQTNDFFNICCGTFLSKLSNLFSRSWEEDDTTSLSPMHFTHTPTPPGDAASVATTLQIFSVKLEEIKEEALGSNWPLDVYGTIVARDSVDRNRNVLFHRARNNCQILKEKEASLHLTGPSRAIVAIDPVDFEIELKVKGSSTKSSQDRVLMRQTFIYSGSSESTLLSNTNSKIMLQCAKLENTVQATVVSVRVINWRKRAWPFRHGGKVSCVAKGSVKPQVGGKKVVLQHQLTMANSSQGYLHLSRHAVSVELNGELGVIISSPKHSGHIFFPAQECKSSRGICHLGPYEVEVTVAWSLLIQDKRCFISREECVDDGQAFEHTAKVIQRRKITSVTRSATKIYSLLDLISKSVMKLKTEPKLRISDFSISEVQMHLNYIYFDVSSLLQMMEKVHKGYSATDRQAPRTYYKYGLNAIFNGLHQLCTQLDQMGLLSYKGESQSFSELFRDNITKIKLDELEPPVISMENVEAAKGKDQVSPSISSSTNIKFEIEEAKEMGGEEEDCDVPQTEQEYFEYYRQGWVYNWSIFCGTFTQTTSLSPMHFTHSTLGHSPRGALVDNTLQIYSMKVTNIENDSGLNWPLRVYGVVAARDTVDRNRNILFSRQRNNCQILTPQDPFLHLTGPSRAIVTAEPADVEIELKVKGTTKSEDSVLVSHLWHYSSSYQGLRTLYTPLEGNYCTLVLSAEQLGASVQATIVGIRVCVPEGKPSPFEYGGRVVCSSLPWRKGKLPDSQHIAADPSFRQVVLQDGSMTCCSKGYLNLSRHVVSVKLRGKLEVVIEAKSRCGAMARKSVVSMDAQGCNISEDVCRLGDSELKITVAWSHLVESKALVSTL comes from the exons ATGGAGCCTGCCGAGGGGAGCCATGGCACTCCGGCCGCCGTTGAGAAGGGAGAGGAGGGCGCCACTTGCACCGAGACCGCAAAATTGGAGGGGACGGGAGAGGAAAGCGCCACTTGCACTGATGCAACAGAATTGAAGGAACCTGCCCAGGAGATGATGGAGGAGAAGATGCAGACTAACGACTTCTTTAATATCTGCTGTGGCACCTTTCTATCTAAGTTGTCCAATTTATTCAGCAGATCATGGGAAGAAGATGATACGA CGTCATTGAGTCCGATGCACTTCACGCACACTCCTACACCGCCGGGTGATGCTGCTTCCGTCGCCACCACCCTGCAGATATTCTCTGTCAAACTCGAAGAGATAAAGGAGGAAGCTCTCGGTTCGAATTGGCCGCTGGATGTGTATGGCACGATTGTTGCCCGTGACTCTGTGGATCGCAATCGCAACGTTCTCTTCCACCGTGCAAGGAATAACTGCCAAATACTCAAGGAAAAG GAGGCTAGTTTGCATTTGACTGGCCCGTCTCGTGCAATCGTTGCCATAGACCCTGTCGACTTCGAAATCGAACTGAAAGTAAAGGGCAGCAGCACAAAGTCATCACAAGATAGAGTGCTGATGCGTCAGACCTTCATCTACAGCGGCAGTAGTGAGAGCACTCTGTTGAGCAATACCAACAGCAAAATCATGTTACAGTGTGCCAAGTTAGAAAACACGGTCCAGGCAACTGTAGTGTCTGTCCGTGTTATTAATTGGAGGAAGAGGGCATGGCCTTTTAGACATGGTGGTAAAGTTAGTTGCGTTGCCAAGGGGTCTGTTAAACCTCAAGTTGGAGGAAAAAAGGTTGTACTCCAACATCAACTGACGATGGCTAACAGTTCCCAGGGTTACCTTCATTTGTCCAGGCATGCTGTTTCAGTGGAGTTAAACGGAGAGCTGGGAGTTATCATCAGCTCGCCCAAACACAGTGGCCATATCTTCTTCCCAGCCCAGGAATGCAAATCAAGTCGGGGCATCTGTCATCTTGGCCCCTATGAGGTGGAGGTGACTGTTGCTTGGTCACTGCTTATTCAAGACAAGCGGTGTTTTATCTCGAGGGAGGAATGTGTGGATGATGGTCAGGCGTTCGAGCATACTGCGAAGGTGATCCAGAGGAGGAAGATAACATCGGTGACTCGGTCAGCCACGAAGATCTACTCCTTGCTCGATCTTATCTCCAAGAGTGTCATGAAGCTGAAAACCGAGCCAAAGCTGAGGATTAGCGACTTCAGCATTAGTGAGGTCCAGATGCACTTGAATTACATATACTTCGACGTGTCCAGTTTGCTGCAGATGATGGAGAAAGTGCACAAGGGTTACTCAGCAACTGATAGGCAGGCGCCTAGGACCTACTATAAATACGGCTTGAATGCAATCTTCAATGGGTTGCACCAGCTCTGCACCCAGTTGGATCAGATGGGGCTTCTTAGTTACAAGGGGGAATCCCAATCGTTTTCCGAGTTGTTCAGGGACAACATCACCAAAATCAAATTGGATGAACTAGAGCCACCCGTAATCTCCATGGAGAATGTGGAGGCAGCCAAGGGGAAGGACCAGGTGTCACCGAGCATTTCCTCTTCCACAAACATTAAATTTGAGATAGAGGAAGCCAAGGAGATGGGAGGGGAAGAGGAAGATTGCGATGTGCCTCAGACTGAGCAGGAGTACTTTGAGTACTACCGCCAGGGCTGGGTATACAATTGGTCCATATTTTGTGGCACCTTCACACAGACGA CATCATTGAGTCCGATGCACTTTACACACAGTACACTGGGACACAGCCCACGTGGTGCTTTGGTCGATAACACTCTGCAGATATACTCCATGAAAGTCACAAATATAGAAAATGATTCTGGCTTGAACTGGCCGCTGCGGGTGTACGGCGTAGTTGCTGCACGGGACACAGTGGATCGCAATCGCAacattctcttctcccgtcagagGAATAACTGCCAAATACTCACTCCACAG GATCCATTTTTGCACTTGACTGGTCCATCTCGTGCAATTGTGACTGCGGAACCTGCTGACGTGGAAATCGAGCTGAAAGTGAAGGGCACAACAAAGTCTGAAGATAGCGTGTTGGTGAGCCATCTCTGGCACTACAGCAGCAGTTATCAAGGGCTACGCACTCTATATACCCCTCTGGAAGGAAACTATTGCACGTTGGTGTTAAGCGCAGAGCAACTTGGAGCCTCAGTCCAGGCAACCATCGTGGGCATCCGTGTCTGTGTTCCTGAAGGGAAACCAAGTCCTTTTGAGTATGGCGGCCGAGTTGTTTGCTCCTCTCTACCTTGGAGGAAAGGCAAGTTGCCCGACTCTCAACACATTGCTGCTGACCCCTCATTTCGGCAAGTTGTGCTTCAAGATGGATCAATGACTTGTTGTTCAAAGGGTTACCTTAATCTATCAAGGCATGTCGTCTCTGTTAAATTGCGGGGAAAGCTTGAAGTTGTGATTGAAGCCAAATCGCGATGTGGGGCTATGGCTCGGAAGTCAGTAGTATCCATGGATGCCCAGGGGTGCAATATATCTGAGGATGTATGTCGCCTTGGGGACTCTGAGCTGAAGATCACTGTTGCTTGGTCCCATCTTGTTGAGAGCAAGGCGTTGGTCTCGACGCTATGA